AAGTATTGAAAATTGCACGTGAACAAGCACAAAATTTTCATCATCGCTTGATTGGCACAGAACATGTTTTATTGGCTCTAGTAATTGAAACTGACGGTGAAGCAGGAAAAATCTTGCGTTCATGGGGATTAACACCAACTGCAGTACGTGAAGAGATTGAGCGTTATACCGGTTATGGCTCTGCCCCTAAGACAAGCTACATGGAAATGTCACCACGTTTGAGTTTAGCTTTGGATTATGCTAGAAGACGAGCTAATGACGATGGAGTTAAGGAAGTTAACACTAATCATGTTTTGCTGGGAATTACTGCAAGTGAGCAGGTTTTATCAGCAATGATTTTGAAAAACTTGAATGTTGATATTCCTCGCTTGCAGCAGGATGTTGAAGACAGTTTGAGTCAAGACCAAGACTTTGGTGATTCAGCTAATTGGCTGGGTGATGATAACACGACGACTGGTCAAAAGAAGAGCAAGAGCACTACTCCTAACTTAGATAAGGTAGCAGTTAATTTAAATCAACGTGTGCGTAATGGCGAGATTGATCCGGTGATTGGCCGTGACCAAGAAATTAAGCGTGTGATTCAAATTTTGTCTCGACGGACTAAGAATAATCCTGTCTTAGTTGGTGAACCAGGAGTTGGTAAGACTGCTGTTGCTGAAGCGATTGCAACTGAGATTGTCAACAAAAAAGTGCCACAGGATATGCTTAAGAAACGGGTAATGGCCTTAAATTTAGGTAGTTTGGTTGCTGGGACTAAGTATCGTGGTGAGTTTGAAGACAGAATGAAGAAAATCCTGAACGAAGTCACCAAGGATGGCAATGTCATTCTCTTTGTTGATGAAATGCATACTTTAATTGGTGCTGGTGGTGCTGAAGGTGCAATTGATGCTTCTAATATATTGAAGCCTTCGCTTGCTCGTGGCGATATTCAAATGATTGGTGCAACTACTTTTAATGAATATCAAAAGTACATTGAAAAAGATCAAGCTTTGGCACGTCGTTTTCAACAAGTGCGCTTAAGTGAGCCTTCAAGAGATGATACTTTGACAATTATGCGTGGCTTGAAGTCGAAATATGAAAAGTTCCATCATGTGACTATTTCTGATGAGAGCTTGAAGGATGCAGTTGATTTGTCAACGCGCTATATTTCGGATCGCTTTTTGCCAGATAAGGCGATTGACTTAGTAGATGAAGCTAGTGCCGCAGTTAAGATTCGTAATAACATTAGCAATGATGCTGAGCTAGAAAAAGTTAATGAGCAAATTAAGAAACTGATTACGCAAAAGAATATGTCTGCCGCTAGTCAAAACTTTGTTAAAGCTGCTCAATTGCAGGATGAGCAGAACAACTTAGAAATGCAACGTGAAGCAATGGTAGAGAAGTTGAAAGACAAAGTTAGTGCTAAAGCTGTGGTTGAGCCAGAAGATATTGCTAAAGTGGTTTCCGACTGGACTGGCGTCCCTGTTACTCAAATGAAGCGTAATGAGTCACGGCAATTGGCTAACTTGGAAAAGATCTTGCATCAACGCGTGATTGGACAAGATAAAGCTGTTTCTGCAGTTGCCCGTGCTATTCGTCGTAGTAGAAGTGGCATCAAGGATGAGCGACGTCCAATTGGATCATTCCTTTTCCTAGGACCAACTGGAGTTGGTAAGACAGAATTGGCTAAATCAGTTGCAGCAGCAATGTTTGGCTCGGAAGACAATTTGATTAGGCTAGATATGTCTGAATATATGGACCAAATTGCTTCAAGCAAATTAATCGGCTCAGCACCAGGTTATGTCGGTTATGAAGAAGGCGGTCAATTATCTGAAAAGGTTCGTCGTCATCCATACTCGGTTATTTTGCTTGACGAAGTAGAAAAAGCTCATCCAGATGTCTTTAACTTGCTTTTGCAGGTTTTAGATGAAGGATTTTTGACTGACTCCAAAGGTAGAAAAGTTGACTTTAGAAATACAATTATAATCATGACTTCTAATTTAGGTTCTCGTTCGCTCTTTGATAATAAGGCAGTCGGCTTCAATGCAGATAATGCAGATCCAGCCAAGGCGAGATCAGCTAAAGTTGAACAAGCAATCAAACAATTCTTCCGCCCAGAATTTTTAAACAGAATCGATGAAACTATTATTTTCGATGAACTAGATAAGAAGCAGCTGCGCAATATTGTAACTTTGTTAACGCACAAGCTGGTAGTTCGTTTGCAAAAGAAGGGTATCGAATTGAAGCTATCACGGGCAGCACTGGATCAGATTGCACAAGATGGTTATGATCCAGAAAATGGTGCTCGACCATTGAGAAGAGCAATTCAAAATGATATTGAAGACAAGATTGCCGAGATGTTGATTGTAGGCGAAGTTAAGTCAGGCGACACTTTGAAAATTGGTAGTCAGCATGGACATTTGAAATTTGAAGTAGTTAATCCGAAGAAAGAAACTGTAAAAGTCAAGTGATATTGGTGCTATACCTTGACAAAATGCTGAAAATATCATATAATTTTTGCTGATTTAAAAAGACTGAGATTCAGGATTTTGCTGATCTATTGTCCAGCAAAATGATAAGGGACAAAAACGACAATTGTTGTTTTTGTCTTTTTTATGCCTAAAATTGCAGTTTTTTGAATTTGTAACAGAAATGTAATATTTGCTTTCTTAGACAGAAAGGATGTTTTTCCTTGTTAAATGGACACGTAGTGAACTACGGTAAACATCGAACTAGACGTAGCTTCTCCCGCATTAAGGAAGTATTGAAGTTACCTAACTTAACTGATGTTCAAACCGAATCATATAAGTGGTTTCTTGATAAAGGCATTAAAGAAGTCTTTGATGACATTATGCCGATTAGCGATTTCTCAGGTAAGCTTTCATTAGAATATGTTGGCTATAAATTGCAAAAGCCAAAGTATACAGTTGATGAAGCCCGTAACCATGATGCAACTTATGCTGCACCAATGCACGTTACCTTGAAATTGACTAACCAAGAAACTGGTGAAATTAAGACTCAAGATGTTTTCTTTGGTGATTTGCCATTAATGACCGAATCAGGTTCATTTATTGTTAACGGTGCTGAAAGAGTTATCGTTTCACAATTGGTAAGATCACCTGGTGTATATTACACTGGCGATTATGACAAGAATGGT
This is a stretch of genomic DNA from Lactobacillus crispatus. It encodes these proteins:
- a CDS encoding ATP-dependent Clp protease ATP-binding subunit, which gives rise to MENSYSKSVNQVLKIAREQAQNFHHRLIGTEHVLLALVIETDGEAGKILRSWGLTPTAVREEIERYTGYGSAPKTSYMEMSPRLSLALDYARRRANDDGVKEVNTNHVLLGITASEQVLSAMILKNLNVDIPRLQQDVEDSLSQDQDFGDSANWLGDDNTTTGQKKSKSTTPNLDKVAVNLNQRVRNGEIDPVIGRDQEIKRVIQILSRRTKNNPVLVGEPGVGKTAVAEAIATEIVNKKVPQDMLKKRVMALNLGSLVAGTKYRGEFEDRMKKILNEVTKDGNVILFVDEMHTLIGAGGAEGAIDASNILKPSLARGDIQMIGATTFNEYQKYIEKDQALARRFQQVRLSEPSRDDTLTIMRGLKSKYEKFHHVTISDESLKDAVDLSTRYISDRFLPDKAIDLVDEASAAVKIRNNISNDAELEKVNEQIKKLITQKNMSAASQNFVKAAQLQDEQNNLEMQREAMVEKLKDKVSAKAVVEPEDIAKVVSDWTGVPVTQMKRNESRQLANLEKILHQRVIGQDKAVSAVARAIRRSRSGIKDERRPIGSFLFLGPTGVGKTELAKSVAAAMFGSEDNLIRLDMSEYMDQIASSKLIGSAPGYVGYEEGGQLSEKVRRHPYSVILLDEVEKAHPDVFNLLLQVLDEGFLTDSKGRKVDFRNTIIIMTSNLGSRSLFDNKAVGFNADNADPAKARSAKVEQAIKQFFRPEFLNRIDETIIFDELDKKQLRNIVTLLTHKLVVRLQKKGIELKLSRAALDQIAQDGYDPENGARPLRRAIQNDIEDKIAEMLIVGEVKSGDTLKIGSQHGHLKFEVVNPKKETVKVK